A genomic window from Deltaproteobacteria bacterium RIFCSPHIGHO2_02_FULL_44_16 includes:
- a CDS encoding monofunctional biosynthetic peptidoglycan transglycosylase yields MTSSLSLKKRLSIGILIVFLLSLFFVPYIPSLRSGSIKKTSYMKQEEHPFSYSWIPLSNISKNLQQAVVIAEDSRFYQHRGVDYEEMKHAFFRNVNRRSFSHGFSTITMQVARNLYLSRDKYVWRKLAEIWIAWKMEYFLSKDRILEIYLNIAEWGKGIYGAEAAAHYYFKKTASDLTVSEAAFLASILPSPKKWGRFPPPRHVTKRMRFIERRLIAPLPTQELLESETVQEPSPQDLENIY; encoded by the coding sequence ATGACGTCATCTCTGAGCCTTAAAAAACGTTTATCTATTGGAATTCTGATTGTTTTTCTCCTCTCTCTTTTTTTTGTTCCTTATATTCCTTCCCTTCGTTCTGGTTCGATAAAAAAAACTTCTTATATGAAGCAGGAAGAACATCCGTTTTCATATTCTTGGATTCCTCTTTCAAATATTTCAAAAAATCTTCAACAAGCTGTTGTCATAGCAGAGGACAGCCGTTTTTATCAGCATCGTGGCGTTGATTATGAAGAGATGAAACACGCTTTTTTTCGAAATGTGAACCGTCGTTCATTCTCCCACGGTTTTTCAACCATCACGATGCAGGTAGCGCGCAATCTCTATCTTTCACGCGATAAATATGTGTGGCGGAAGCTCGCCGAAATTTGGATCGCATGGAAAATGGAATATTTTCTTTCGAAAGATCGAATTTTAGAAATCTATCTCAACATTGCCGAATGGGGAAAAGGAATTTATGGGGCTGAAGCGGCAGCTCATTACTATTTCAAAAAAACAGCATCCGATCTCACGGTTTCAGAAGCAGCTTTTCTTGCTTCGATCTTACCGAGCCCAAAAAAGTGGGGACGTTTTCCGCCACCTCGGCATGTCACGAAAAGAATGAGATTCATCGAACGCAGACTTATCGCTCCTCTTCCCACTCAAGAACTTCTGGAGAGTGAGACAGTGCAAGAGCCCTCCCCTCAGGATCTGGAAAATATATACTGA
- a CDS encoding sodium:proton exchanger, whose protein sequence is MTASEMGFIVITLSVLMVSVHSLGYLFERFRQPRLVGEILAGILLGPFVLGKLSPFLSEFFFGNMNATGEKMNTILGFFYWLGLLLLMFISGSQARRVLARENRRETAWILALGTSLPFFITLIIGFFALIPLEPLIGTAHQRIAMLLVLSIAVAVTSIPVISRIFYDLKILHTRFASLILGAAVLEDIILWGVLAIATALVASSHLAEQQMIRNMTMHIGATIFYMIIALFMAPHFLRWLHRQRWNLLLKSSSVGYITFILLAYAALAALMEVNLIFSAFLAGFGVVGGMKGSERVRFSDALASIEKVSFGIFIPIYFLLVGYKLVFGNVFSFWMFIFFLLGSSLLALFSRGIAARMAGFQKLDIFNLAIAMNARGGPGIVLATVACESGIISAAFYTTLVLTAIITSQAAQLWLRFVLQKGWPLLSTNSEE, encoded by the coding sequence ATGACCGCATCTGAAATGGGATTTATTGTGATCACGCTCAGTGTGTTGATGGTCAGTGTGCATAGCCTCGGTTATCTCTTCGAACGATTTCGACAACCTCGTTTAGTCGGTGAAATTTTAGCAGGTATTTTACTCGGACCTTTTGTCCTGGGAAAGCTTTCTCCATTTCTCTCAGAATTTTTTTTCGGAAATATGAATGCCACTGGCGAGAAAATGAACACGATTCTGGGATTTTTTTATTGGTTAGGACTTCTTTTGTTAATGTTCATTTCTGGAAGTCAGGCTCGTCGCGTTTTGGCACGTGAAAATCGACGTGAAACAGCATGGATATTAGCCCTTGGAACTTCGCTCCCATTTTTTATAACGCTCATTATAGGATTTTTTGCATTGATTCCTTTAGAACCTCTGATTGGAACTGCACATCAGAGAATTGCAATGCTGCTCGTCTTATCTATCGCTGTCGCGGTAACCTCCATTCCTGTTATCTCGCGTATTTTTTATGATCTGAAAATTCTTCATACACGATTTGCGAGTCTTATCCTCGGTGCGGCAGTGCTTGAAGATATTATTCTCTGGGGAGTGTTAGCCATTGCCACCGCTTTAGTTGCGTCGAGTCATCTTGCAGAACAACAGATGATCAGAAATATGACGATGCATATCGGAGCAACGATTTTCTATATGATCATCGCACTTTTTATGGCTCCCCATTTTTTACGGTGGTTACATCGACAACGATGGAATCTATTGCTCAAGTCTTCATCTGTTGGTTACATTACATTTATTCTTTTAGCCTATGCAGCTCTCGCAGCGTTGATGGAAGTGAATCTAATTTTTTCTGCTTTTCTCGCTGGATTTGGAGTTGTGGGGGGAATGAAAGGATCGGAAAGAGTTCGTTTTTCGGATGCACTCGCTTCCATTGAAAAAGTATCCTTCGGCATTTTTATTCCCATTTATTTTTTGCTGGTTGGATATAAACTTGTTTTTGGAAATGTCTTTTCCTTTTGGATGTTCATTTTCTTTTTGTTGGGTTCTTCACTGCTTGCTTTATTTTCCAGAGGCATTGCAGCACGGATGGCAGGTTTTCAGAAGCTCGATATTTTCAATCTCGCGATTGCCATGAATGCTCGTGGCGGCCCAGGAATTGTGCTTGCAACCGTGGCGTGTGAATCAGGAATTATCAGCGCTGCTTTTTATACAACACTGGTGCTCACCGCCATCATCACATCACAAGCAGCTCAACTGTGGCTCCGCTTTGTGTTGCAAAAGGGATGGCCGCTTCTTTCTACCAATTCTGAAGAATAA
- a CDS encoding dCTP deaminase, with protein MSIKPDTWIRRMALEKGMIEPFEATQVRNGISYGLGSYGYDFRLDRKFRIFRAGAGIVIDPKNASTSFDDLIADVCEIPPHSFVLAQTIEYFRIPRDVVTICYGKSTYARCGIHVNVTPFEPEWEGHATISITNANSVPAKIYAGEGIGQLLFLQSNEPCAVSYADKKGKYQAQKEITHAKGSG; from the coding sequence GTGAGTATAAAACCTGATACCTGGATCCGTAGGATGGCGCTTGAAAAGGGGATGATCGAACCTTTTGAAGCGACGCAAGTTCGAAATGGTATTTCATACGGGCTTGGATCTTATGGTTATGATTTTCGGCTCGATCGAAAATTTCGTATTTTTCGAGCGGGAGCCGGAATTGTCATTGATCCAAAAAACGCTTCCACTTCGTTTGATGATCTCATTGCCGATGTGTGCGAAATTCCTCCTCATAGTTTTGTGCTTGCGCAAACCATCGAATATTTTCGTATTCCCCGTGATGTCGTAACGATCTGTTATGGCAAATCGACCTATGCTCGTTGCGGAATTCACGTAAATGTCACTCCTTTTGAGCCAGAGTGGGAGGGGCATGCGACGATTTCCATTACGAATGCGAACAGTGTTCCTGCAAAAATTTATGCAGGTGAGGGAATCGGTCAGCTCCTCTTCTTGCAATCAAACGAACCTTGTGCTGTTTCTTACGCTGATAAAAAAGGGAAATATCAGGCACAAAAAGAAATCACTCACGCTAAAGGATCAGGATAA
- a CDS encoding glycosyl transferase family 2 — MLLGKKIVVVMPAYNAEQTLKRTYEEIPIGFVDEILVVDDASTDRTVLSAENLSIPVFRHPANKGYGGNQKTCYRLALQKGADIIIMLHPDYQYSPQLIPAMAAMLVSGHYDVVLASRILGKGALHGGMPLYKYISNRFLTFAENILISQKLSEYHTGYRGYTRQVLETLPLGENSNDFVFDNQFLVQAHFFGFRLGEISCPTKYFPEASSINFRRSVQYGLGVLKTAFQYRFQRWKWKQFPLFDSHGKKL, encoded by the coding sequence ATGCTCTTGGGGAAAAAAATTGTGGTGGTGATGCCTGCATATAATGCAGAGCAAACCTTAAAGCGAACGTATGAAGAAATTCCCATTGGATTTGTCGATGAAATTCTTGTGGTTGATGATGCAAGCACGGATCGCACTGTTCTGTCGGCCGAGAATTTAAGTATTCCTGTCTTTCGCCATCCTGCCAACAAAGGCTATGGTGGCAATCAGAAAACTTGTTATCGTTTAGCGCTTCAAAAAGGGGCAGATATTATTATTATGCTCCATCCCGATTACCAATATTCTCCTCAATTGATTCCTGCAATGGCTGCCATGCTTGTTTCAGGTCACTATGATGTTGTCCTTGCATCGCGCATTTTAGGAAAAGGAGCACTTCATGGGGGAATGCCGCTCTATAAATATATTTCGAATCGTTTTTTAACGTTCGCGGAAAATATTCTCATTTCGCAAAAGCTTTCTGAATATCATACAGGCTATCGAGGTTATACGCGTCAAGTGTTAGAAACACTCCCTCTGGGAGAAAATTCAAACGATTTTGTTTTTGATAATCAATTTTTAGTTCAAGCGCACTTTTTCGGATTTCGTCTTGGTGAAATTTCGTGTCCTACGAAATATTTTCCTGAAGCCTCAAGTATTAATTTTCGACGAAGTGTTCAGTACGGTCTCGGGGTTTTAAAAACTGCGTTCCAATATCGATTCCAACGTTGGAAATGGAAACAATTTCCCCTTTTCGATTCTCACGGAAAAAAATTATAA